A region of Jannaschia sp. W003 DNA encodes the following proteins:
- a CDS encoding cytochrome c-type biogenesis protein, whose amino-acid sequence MRRLALLLALVAAPALAVEPDEVLDDPALEARARALSQGLRCLVCRNESIDESNAGIARDLRLLVRERLELGDDDAAVIDYVVARYGEYVLLAPRADGSNLLLWGMPLLLLLIGGGFAVAAIARQRGTLGALSAEEEAQLAELMDGDEPRAP is encoded by the coding sequence ATGAGGCGCCTCGCGCTCCTGCTCGCCCTCGTCGCCGCGCCCGCCTTGGCTGTCGAGCCGGACGAGGTGCTGGACGACCCCGCGCTGGAGGCCCGCGCGCGCGCCCTCAGCCAGGGGCTGCGCTGCCTCGTGTGCCGCAACGAGAGCATCGACGAGTCGAACGCCGGCATCGCCCGCGACCTGCGCCTCCTCGTGCGCGAGCGGCTGGAGCTGGGCGACGACGACGCGGCGGTGATCGACTACGTGGTGGCGCGCTACGGCGAGTACGTGCTGCTGGCGCCGCGCGCGGACGGCTCGAACCTCCTTCTCTGGGGCATGCCCCTGCTGCTGCTGCTGATCGGGGGCGGCTTCGCCGTCGCCGCCATCGCCCGCCAGCGCGGCACGCTGGGTGCGCTGAGCGCCGAGGAGGAGGCGCAGCTCGCCGAGCTCATGGACGGGGACGAGCCACGCGCGCCGTGA
- the mltG gene encoding endolytic transglycosylase MltG, giving the protein MWKHIAANALTLGVVLVAAVAIAVQLGKGEWAGPGPLEEARFFEVPRGASLRAVSRQLAEEGIVSSDAIFRVGAEYTERGRDLKFGTYEIPPGATMPEVLDILTSGGPSVFPYTVTALLRARGPELRVRERVPGEAVPVEVATFDPTAEETPEAYRALVESGEPITWRVAVPPGLTSWEIATGLEALDFLEGTIEGTPPEGMLAPDTYEVSKGSDRAALIAQMREAQERVLAEEWADRAPGVPYTTPEEALIMASIVEKETGVASERDVVAAVFTNRLERGMRLQTDPTVIYGVTNGEGGPLGRGLRRSELDRPTPYNTYQIDGLPPGPIANPGREAIRAALNPAETEFVYFVADGTGGHAFAETLDEHNRNVAAWRRIEAEAASSN; this is encoded by the coding sequence ATGTGGAAGCATATCGCAGCCAACGCGCTTACCTTGGGCGTGGTGCTCGTCGCCGCCGTGGCGATCGCCGTGCAGCTGGGCAAGGGCGAGTGGGCCGGACCCGGCCCGCTGGAGGAGGCGCGCTTCTTCGAGGTGCCGCGCGGCGCGAGCCTGCGCGCGGTCTCGCGGCAGTTGGCGGAGGAGGGGATCGTGTCGTCGGACGCGATCTTCCGCGTCGGCGCGGAGTACACCGAACGGGGCCGTGACCTGAAGTTCGGCACCTACGAGATCCCGCCCGGCGCCACGATGCCCGAGGTGCTGGATATCCTGACCTCGGGAGGGCCGAGCGTGTTCCCCTACACCGTGACCGCGCTGCTGCGCGCGCGGGGCCCGGAGCTGCGGGTGCGCGAGCGGGTACCGGGTGAGGCCGTGCCGGTGGAGGTCGCCACCTTCGACCCCACCGCCGAGGAGACGCCCGAGGCCTACCGCGCCCTGGTCGAGAGCGGCGAGCCGATCACCTGGCGGGTGGCCGTGCCTCCGGGGCTGACCTCATGGGAGATCGCCACGGGGCTGGAGGCGCTGGACTTCCTGGAGGGCACGATCGAGGGCACGCCGCCCGAGGGGATGCTGGCGCCCGACACCTACGAGGTGTCGAAGGGATCGGACCGCGCCGCGCTGATCGCGCAGATGCGCGAGGCGCAGGAGCGTGTCCTCGCCGAGGAGTGGGCCGACCGCGCGCCGGGCGTGCCCTATACCACGCCCGAGGAGGCGCTGATCATGGCCTCGATCGTCGAGAAGGAGACGGGCGTGGCCTCGGAGCGCGACGTGGTGGCCGCCGTCTTCACGAACCGGCTGGAGCGCGGCATGCGCCTGCAGACCGACCCCACGGTGATCTACGGCGTGACGAACGGCGAGGGCGGACCCCTCGGGCGGGGCCTGCGGCGCAGCGAGCTGGACCGGCCGACGCCCTACAATACCTACCAGATCGACGGGCTGCCGCCGGGCCCCATTGCCAATCCGGGCCGCGAGGCGATCCGCGCGGCGCTGAACCCGGCCGAGACGGAGTTCGTGTACTTCGTGGCCGACGGCACCGGGGGGCACGCGTTCGCCGAGACGCTGGACGAGCACAACCGCAACGTCGCCGCGTGGCGGCGCATCGAGGCCGAGGCGGCGTCCTCGAACTGA
- a CDS encoding DUF1236 domain-containing protein, translating into MNFRNTTIIAAATFALAAPAFAATATVATDLNLRAGPGSNYRIDGVLPAEAQVEVVGCTEARDWCEVTYEDMTGYAYAPYLAVQQEETLVVLPESTVEIETVTYDDTGADALLGGLSGAALASAAIGGPAAIAGGAVIGSLLGAGADPEPETVSFVRENPVEPIFIQGEPIVGATIPAEVELQTVPDTEFSYLYLNGQPVLVEPNERKIVYIVR; encoded by the coding sequence ATGAACTTCCGCAACACCACCATCATCGCCGCCGCCACCTTCGCGCTCGCGGCTCCCGCCTTCGCCGCCACGGCCACCGTCGCCACCGACCTGAACCTGCGCGCCGGCCCCGGCTCGAACTACCGCATCGACGGCGTCCTGCCCGCCGAGGCGCAGGTCGAGGTCGTCGGCTGCACCGAGGCCCGCGACTGGTGCGAGGTCACCTACGAGGACATGACCGGCTACGCCTACGCGCCCTACCTCGCCGTGCAGCAGGAAGAGACCCTCGTGGTGCTTCCCGAATCGACGGTGGAGATCGAGACCGTGACTTACGACGACACCGGCGCGGACGCCCTGCTCGGCGGCCTGTCCGGCGCGGCGCTCGCCTCGGCGGCCATCGGCGGCCCGGCCGCGATCGCCGGCGGCGCGGTGATCGGCTCGCTGCTCGGCGCGGGCGCCGACCCCGAGCCCGAGACCGTCTCCTTCGTGCGCGAGAACCCCGTGGAGCCGATCTTCATCCAAGGCGAGCCCATCGTCGGCGCGACGATCCCCGCCGAGGTCGAGCTGCAGACCGTGCCCGACACCGAGTTCTCGTACCTCTACCTGAACGGCCAGCCCGTCCTCGTGGAGCCGAACGAGCGCAAGATCGTTTACATCGTCCGCTGA
- a CDS encoding enoyl-CoA hydratase-related protein, with product MQYETIRLSDRDGVAVIQFNRPEVMNALNTQMRAELLHAVREAEKTARVLVMTGKGRAFCSGQDLGDRANAANLNLERVLRDEYEPMLMAIYECAIPTISAVNGPAAGAGANLALAADVVIAAESAVFLQAFTRIGLIPDAGGTYWLPRQVGAAKAMGAALFAEPVTAKQASDWGMIWEAVADADFEDRWQSRAAHLANGPTAAYRAVKEAIRGSFDNDLPQQLGLEARLQGRMGKTRDFKEGVMAFLEKRAAQFEGR from the coding sequence ATGCAGTACGAGACCATCCGCCTGAGCGACCGCGACGGCGTCGCCGTGATCCAGTTCAACCGCCCCGAGGTGATGAACGCGCTCAACACGCAGATGCGGGCCGAGCTGCTCCATGCGGTGCGCGAGGCAGAGAAGACCGCACGCGTCCTGGTGATGACCGGCAAGGGCCGCGCCTTCTGCTCGGGGCAGGACCTCGGCGACCGGGCCAACGCCGCCAACCTCAACCTCGAGCGGGTGCTGCGCGACGAGTACGAGCCGATGCTGATGGCGATCTACGAGTGCGCGATCCCCACCATCTCGGCCGTGAACGGTCCGGCGGCGGGCGCGGGCGCGAACCTCGCGTTGGCCGCCGACGTGGTGATCGCCGCCGAGTCGGCGGTGTTCCTGCAGGCCTTCACGCGGATCGGCCTGATCCCCGATGCGGGCGGCACCTACTGGCTGCCGCGGCAGGTGGGAGCCGCCAAGGCCATGGGCGCGGCCCTCTTCGCCGAGCCGGTGACGGCGAAGCAGGCCAGCGACTGGGGCATGATCTGGGAGGCGGTGGCGGACGCCGACTTCGAGGATCGCTGGCAGTCGCGGGCCGCCCATCTCGCCAACGGGCCGACGGCGGCCTACCGCGCGGTCAAGGAGGCGATCCGGGGCAGCTTCGACAACGACCTGCCGCAGCAGCTCGGGCTCGAGGCGCGGCTGCAGGGGCGGATGGGTAAGACCCGCGACTTCAAGGAGGGCGTGATGGCCTTCCTTGAGAAGCGGGCCGCCCAGTTCGAGGGGCGGTAG
- the fabF gene encoding beta-ketoacyl-ACP synthase II, with amino-acid sequence MRRVVVTGLGLVTPLACGVEETWRRLIEGQSGAGTITRFDASHLATDYACEVPRGDGSDGTFNPDDWMEPKEARKVDEFILYGVAAAEQAIRDAGWEKPSEEEKLRTGVMLGSGIGGLKSIADTAVLLKERGPRRVSPFFIPSALINLASGQVSIRHGYRGPNHAPVTACSTGAHAIGDASRLIMLGDADVMIAGGAESPICEIGIAGFNACKALSTTRSDAPETASRPWDANRDGFVMGEGAGVVVLEELEHARARGAHIYAEVRGYGLSGDAHHITAPPPDHEGAERAMRAALKWAGLDGSHVDYVNAHGTSTMADTIELGAVERVLGDHAEGTTMSSTKSAIGHLLGAAGSVEAIFCVLAMRDGVAPPTLNLDDPAPEAAATKISLAPKAAERRTIDVALSNSFGFGGTNASLVMSKLD; translated from the coding sequence ATGCGCCGCGTCGTCGTCACGGGACTGGGATTGGTCACGCCGCTGGCCTGCGGCGTCGAGGAGACGTGGCGGCGCCTGATCGAGGGGCAGTCGGGGGCAGGGACCATCACTCGCTTCGACGCCTCGCACCTCGCCACGGACTACGCCTGCGAGGTGCCGCGCGGCGACGGCTCGGACGGCACCTTCAACCCCGACGACTGGATGGAGCCGAAGGAGGCCCGCAAGGTCGACGAGTTCATCCTCTACGGCGTCGCTGCCGCCGAGCAGGCGATCCGGGATGCCGGCTGGGAGAAACCTTCCGAGGAGGAGAAGCTGCGCACCGGCGTGATGCTGGGCTCCGGCATCGGCGGGCTGAAGTCGATCGCCGACACGGCCGTCCTGCTGAAGGAGCGCGGGCCGCGGCGGGTGTCGCCGTTCTTCATCCCGTCCGCCCTCATCAACCTCGCCTCGGGGCAGGTCTCGATCCGCCACGGCTACCGGGGGCCGAACCACGCGCCCGTCACCGCCTGTTCCACCGGCGCGCACGCCATCGGCGACGCGTCGCGGCTGATCATGCTCGGGGACGCGGACGTGATGATCGCGGGCGGCGCCGAGAGTCCGATCTGCGAGATCGGCATCGCCGGCTTCAACGCCTGCAAGGCGCTCTCCACCACGCGCTCCGACGCGCCCGAGACGGCCTCGCGCCCCTGGGACGCGAACCGCGACGGTTTCGTGATGGGCGAGGGCGCGGGCGTGGTCGTGCTGGAGGAGCTGGAGCACGCGAGGGCGCGCGGCGCGCACATCTACGCCGAGGTGCGCGGCTACGGCCTGTCGGGCGACGCCCACCACATCACCGCCCCGCCACCCGACCACGAGGGCGCCGAGCGGGCGATGCGCGCAGCCCTCAAGTGGGCGGGCCTCGACGGCAGCCACGTGGACTACGTGAACGCCCACGGCACCTCGACCATGGCCGACACCATCGAGCTGGGCGCCGTGGAGCGGGTCCTGGGCGATCACGCCGAGGGCACCACGATGTCGTCCACCAAGTCGGCGATCGGGCACCTGCTAGGCGCGGCGGGCAGCGTGGAGGCGATCTTCTGCGTGCTGGCGATGCGCGACGGGGTGGCGCCGCCGACGCTGAACCTCGACGACCCGGCGCCCGAGGCGGCGGCGACCAAGATCAGCCTCGCGCCGAAGGCCGCCGAGCGCAGGACCATCGACGTGGCGCTCTCGAACTCGTTCGGGTTCGGGGGTACGAACGCCTCTCTCGTCATGAGCAAACTGGACTAA
- a CDS encoding DNA-packaging protein codes for MRCAAGWLASGGPEAADRLLAGLSDNALAALPWLWPFWAMAHQLPPDGAWRTWVVLGGRGAGKTRAGAEWVRGMVEGDRPLDPGRARRVALVGETYEQAVRVMIEGESGLLACSPPDRRPEWKATARKLVWPNGAEAWVYSAHDPEALRGPQFDAAWCDELAKWPKAAAAWAQLRFCLRLGDDPRAVVTTTPRNVAVLRDLLAAPDTVRTHAPTDANRAWLAPGFVETVRRQYGGTRFGRQELDGELLEEVEGAFWSLRQLDGLRGEAPEDFERVVIGVDPAVTGGAGSDATGIVVVGVERTPEGRRAWVLEDATVAGRPAVWADAVAAASRRWGADRVVAEGNQGGELIEQVLRQVAPDLSYRRVTARRSKGARAEPVSALYEQGRVRHAGTFRALEDEMAAMTARGFRGAGSPDRVDALVWALWAALIEPARAGPTIRHL; via the coding sequence CTGAGGTGCGCCGCCGGCTGGCTCGCCTCCGGGGGGCCGGAGGCGGCGGACCGCCTTCTGGCGGGACTGAGTGACAACGCGCTCGCGGCGTTGCCGTGGCTGTGGCCCTTCTGGGCCATGGCGCATCAGCTGCCGCCCGATGGGGCGTGGCGCACCTGGGTGGTGCTGGGCGGGCGCGGGGCCGGCAAGACGCGGGCGGGCGCCGAGTGGGTGCGCGGCATGGTCGAGGGGGACCGCCCCCTCGATCCGGGCCGGGCGCGGCGCGTGGCGCTGGTGGGCGAGACCTACGAGCAGGCGGTGCGCGTGATGATCGAGGGCGAGAGCGGGCTCCTGGCCTGCTCGCCGCCCGACCGCCGCCCGGAGTGGAAGGCGACGGCGCGCAAGCTGGTCTGGCCGAACGGGGCCGAGGCGTGGGTCTACTCGGCGCACGACCCGGAAGCTCTGCGGGGGCCGCAGTTCGACGCGGCCTGGTGCGACGAGCTGGCGAAGTGGCCCAAGGCCGCGGCGGCTTGGGCGCAGCTGCGGTTCTGCCTGCGGCTGGGCGACGACCCGCGGGCCGTGGTGACGACGACGCCGCGCAACGTGGCGGTGCTCCGCGATCTCCTGGCGGCGCCGGACACGGTGCGGACACACGCGCCGACCGACGCCAACCGGGCGTGGCTGGCCCCCGGCTTCGTGGAAACGGTGCGGCGCCAGTACGGCGGCACCCGCTTCGGCCGGCAGGAGCTGGACGGCGAGCTCCTGGAGGAGGTCGAGGGCGCGTTCTGGAGCCTCCGGCAGCTCGACGGGCTGCGGGGCGAGGCGCCGGAGGACTTCGAGCGGGTGGTGATCGGCGTGGACCCGGCGGTGACGGGCGGCGCGGGGTCGGATGCGACGGGCATCGTGGTGGTGGGCGTGGAGCGCACCCCGGAGGGACGCCGGGCCTGGGTGCTGGAGGACGCCACGGTCGCGGGGCGGCCCGCGGTGTGGGCCGACGCGGTGGCCGCGGCCTCGCGGCGCTGGGGCGCGGACCGGGTGGTGGCGGAAGGCAACCAGGGCGGCGAGCTGATCGAGCAGGTGCTCCGGCAGGTGGCGCCGGACCTGAGCTACCGGCGCGTGACGGCGCGGCGGTCGAAGGGGGCGCGGGCCGAGCCGGTGAGCGCTCTCTACGAGCAGGGGCGGGTGCGGCACGCGGGGACGTTCCGGGCGTTGGAGGACGAGATGGCGGCGATGACGGCGCGGGGCTTTCGCGGCGCGGGCTCGCCCGACCGGGTGGACGCGCTGGTCTGGGCGCTCTGGGCGGCGCTGATCGAGCCGGCGCGGGCGGGGCCGACGATCCGCCATCTCTGA